AGGAATATGTAACTGCTCCGGATATATTCTGAACTAACAAGCCAATTCTATTAGTACCATTAGCAACTGAAGCATCAAGCCCTAATAACATTAATGTACCAAGAGTTATGGCAGAACCACCTCCAGCCATAACGTTGACAAAACTTCCTGCGACGCCTCCGAGAAAAGTTATTATAAGTTTTAATATTTCGTCCAAAGATTTCTCCTCCGTTTATTTAATCTTGTATTACACAAAAATCTCTTATGTCAAAGCTAAAATAGCAGGGCCTGAAGTTTCAGTGATATCACCCATTCAAAAAAACCTCTTCTTTAATAGCATAAATCTGCTAGCTCTTTAATTTCTTCAAAGCTTCCCAAAGCTACAATAAGATCGTTTTTGTTTAAAGCTAACTCCGCTGATGGCTCCAAAACCTTGTTTTCTCTTACTATACAGATTATTTTAGCATCAACTTTGTTTCTTTCAGTTAAATCTCTTAATTTTGTAGGCTCCCTATTCCACTTAATCTCACGAATCAAATAATTACTAAGCTTGGGTAGTACCCCCATATCAACCATAGCAACCTGCAAAAGCTGAAAGCCCATTATTGTTTCTGATAGAACGTGGTTAACGCCTGCTTGATGTAATCTGTCGACCACGTCTGTACTAACAGCTCTAGATACAATATCTATATTGGGATTTAGTTTTTTACAATTAAGTGCAGTAAAGATATTTATACTGTCATCATTAATGGTTAAAATCAACGTATCAGCCTCTTCAATTTTTGCTTTCTGAAGAACAGAAGTTTTTGTCGAATCACCAGTTATAAGGTTTCCCTTAAAGTATAAAGGCCGTTCTTTAATATCTATAACATCAGGATAGATACCAGCATAATTTAGCATTTTGCCGGCCTCTTGCCCCACTCTTCCAGCGCCAACCAAAACTACATGTCCACCCGGACCAGGTCCACCCATAAATGTTGCAAGGTGATCAACATTGTCTTGAGGCCCAAGGACTATAAGAGTAGAATTATCCAATATAGTCTTAGCAGATGGTGCTGTAACTGTTCCATCCTCATTCCATATAGCTACTACCGTAGCTCCAGTAGCACTTCTTATCCTAATATCACCGATAGTTTGTTTGTTAAATTTATCATGTGACCCAATATGAATAATACTTGGCTTTAGCTGTTTTATTATGTCAGTAGAGACTTCTACATTGATTAGTTTTAGAAACTCTGTTGGACTTGCATTAGCAAGTATTAAATCAACTAGCTGTTGACCGAGGGTTTCTTCAAGACTGACAACATGTTTAGCACCAGCATTATAAGCAAGCTCTGCCCTTGTTTTGTTCTCCATCATTGCAAGAACAGGGGTATTACTCATAGTAGAGATGCCTAAAGTTATATTTATATTTACTGTATCATCATTTGTAACTACTACAAGACGAGCTTTTTCAATATTTAGGTTTTTTAACCCTTCGTCATACCTTGGGTTAACGCATATTGTGTTTATTCCCTTTCTCATAAGTGTAACAGCGTCAGATTGTTCTTCTGAGGCCACAACATAAGGGATATTATTTCGTTCTAATAAT
The Natranaerofaba carboxydovora genome window above contains:
- a CDS encoding potassium channel family protein: MKLIKNLFPNKNSKSNNELLVGFNKVTDYSMWLLFRVFFIGLFLIILLIPIVRYLMATFEGREITTGQAIVFIMQTLTTTGYGELLPFDSYPMIALSIFLMVSGVFIIFMIAGTLMATLIEKRITPKAPNHTEITGHVVFTAFNSSVAQTIKLLERNNIPYVVASEEQSDAVTLMRKGINTICVNPRYDEGLKNLNIEKARLVVVTNDDTVNINITLGISTMSNTPVLAMMENKTRAELAYNAGAKHVVSLEETLGQQLVDLILANASPTEFLKLINVEVSTDIIKQLKPSIIHIGSHDKFNKQTIGDIRIRSATGATVVAIWNEDGTVTAPSAKTILDNSTLIVLGPQDNVDHLATFMGGPGPGGHVVLVGAGRVGQEAGKMLNYAGIYPDVIDIKERPLYFKGNLITGDSTKTSVLQKAKIEEADTLILTINDDSINIFTALNCKKLNPNIDIVSRAVSTDVVDRLHQAGVNHVLSETIMGFQLLQVAMVDMGVLPKLSNYLIREIKWNREPTKLRDLTERNKVDAKIICIVRENKVLEPSAELALNKNDLIVALGSFEEIKELADLCY